A region from the Hydrogenimonas sp. genome encodes:
- a CDS encoding diguanylate cyclase/phosphodiesterase (GGDEF & EAL domains) with PAS/PAC sensor, which translates to MSKEKLVTIRRRMLNTIGIFLVISLVLELLVGFYLKRQALTELAIEDARHSSELVFENLYTKMQEGWSKEDIRKILERLNTIRPGMKIATYRSGAVEELYGRIPEDYEKVKSDPLIREALQGHEIIRIDKDNAIRYLYPIRVEQRCLQCHLNAKAGDINGVIDIRMPAQQIIVSLDQMIFYFILTLALFLLLFFAFFYWVFDSRLVVPLTQLSTEISEIKEDSELHKKIHIESDCKELKMLERSFNTLMSRIRFYYDKLLASLFIDPLTKLGNIYRLKQDLDEKKPASMLLLNIDRFKELNDYYGFELGDKVLRDIAENLKKIVPANTKLYRIGGSEFAIVGYERCDPEKIEEIMSELHRITFESKELEGLRITVTGGVVENQTERLIEKASVALSAAKKRKKAYEYYRNATGLEAEYKRHIRWMKEIEDAIEDSRIVPYFQPIVKVGDPKIRKYEVLVRLIDKNGNTHVPDEFLEVAQNSRLYANITRTMIKEAFAYFKECKCSFSLNLSMNDIKDALCRDHIYKALRDYPSPERVTFEILESEEISDFVLINEFIENVHRFGAKIAIDDFGSGYSNFHYLLKMKVDYYKIDASLIKYLVTDEDSKMLVESIVHFAKKLGIETIAEYVENEEIAKMCKDLGIDYLQGYYIGKPGPTISECHR; encoded by the coding sequence ATGTCAAAGGAAAAGCTCGTAACCATTCGCCGCCGTATGCTGAATACGATCGGCATCTTTCTTGTAATAAGCCTGGTGCTGGAGCTGCTTGTGGGTTTTTACCTCAAGCGGCAGGCGCTGACCGAACTGGCTATAGAGGATGCCCGGCACAGCAGTGAACTGGTTTTCGAGAACCTCTATACGAAGATGCAGGAGGGGTGGAGCAAGGAGGATATCAGAAAGATTCTCGAAAGGCTCAATACGATCCGCCCCGGCATGAAAATAGCGACTTATAGAAGCGGGGCCGTAGAGGAGCTTTACGGGCGGATTCCGGAAGATTACGAAAAGGTGAAATCGGACCCTTTGATCCGGGAGGCGCTTCAAGGGCATGAGATAATCCGTATAGACAAAGATAATGCGATACGCTACCTCTACCCGATACGCGTGGAGCAGAGATGCCTTCAGTGCCACCTGAACGCAAAGGCCGGAGATATAAACGGTGTCATAGACATAAGGATGCCTGCACAGCAGATAATCGTTTCACTCGATCAGATGATATTCTACTTCATTCTCACATTGGCACTCTTTCTTCTGCTTTTCTTCGCTTTTTTCTACTGGGTTTTCGACAGTCGGCTGGTGGTTCCGCTTACACAACTCAGTACGGAGATATCCGAAATAAAGGAGGACTCAGAACTTCACAAGAAGATACATATAGAGAGCGACTGCAAAGAGCTGAAGATGCTCGAGAGGTCGTTCAACACCCTTATGTCCAGAATCCGCTTCTATTACGACAAACTTCTCGCTTCACTCTTCATAGATCCTCTTACGAAACTGGGCAACATCTACCGTCTAAAGCAGGATCTCGACGAGAAAAAACCGGCCTCAATGCTGCTTCTCAATATAGACCGCTTCAAGGAGCTGAACGACTACTATGGGTTCGAGCTTGGCGACAAGGTTTTAAGAGATATCGCAGAGAATCTCAAAAAGATCGTACCGGCAAACACAAAACTATACAGAATAGGCGGCAGCGAATTCGCCATTGTCGGCTACGAGCGGTGCGATCCTGAAAAGATCGAAGAGATCATGAGCGAACTGCACCGAATAACGTTTGAGAGCAAAGAGCTCGAAGGGTTGCGCATAACCGTCACAGGCGGAGTCGTGGAGAACCAGACGGAGCGCCTCATAGAAAAGGCATCGGTAGCGTTGAGTGCGGCCAAAAAGAGAAAAAAGGCGTATGAGTACTACAGAAACGCAACGGGGCTTGAAGCCGAATACAAGCGCCACATACGCTGGATGAAAGAGATAGAAGATGCGATCGAAGACAGCAGGATAGTTCCCTATTTTCAGCCTATAGTAAAGGTGGGAGATCCCAAAATAAGAAAATATGAAGTTCTGGTAAGACTGATCGACAAAAACGGCAATACCCACGTACCGGACGAGTTTCTGGAGGTTGCCCAAAACAGCAGACTATATGCAAATATAACCAGGACCATGATAAAAGAGGCGTTTGCCTATTTTAAAGAGTGCAAGTGCAGTTTCTCCCTCAATCTCTCCATGAACGACATAAAAGACGCCCTGTGCAGAGACCATATATACAAAGCGCTGAGAGACTATCCGAGTCCGGAGCGGGTCACTTTCGAGATTCTGGAGTCCGAGGAGATCTCCGACTTCGTGCTCATAAACGAATTCATAGAAAATGTACACCGTTTCGGAGCCAAGATAGCCATAGACGACTTCGGCAGCGGATACTCCAACTTCCACTACCTTCTGAAGATGAAGGTCGACTACTACAAAATAGACGCTTCACTCATAAAGTATCTGGTGACGGATGAAGATTCGAAAATGCTGGTCGAAAGCATCGTCCACTTCGCGAAAAAACTGGGGATAGAGACGATTGCGGAGTATGTGGAGAATGAAGAGATCGCGAAGATGTGCAAAGATCTGGGTATAGACTATCTGCAGGGGTACTACATAGGCAAACCCGGGCCGACAATAAGTGAGTGTCACAGATAG
- a CDS encoding lead, cadmium, zinc and mercury transporting ATPase — MEYSKHHEQDGHKEHEGHEHSTVGHMHHMEDMKRRFIVSAIVTVPILILSPMIQQWFGFTLDIPYREAIIFVLATFIYLYGGKPFLTMMVEEIKSRKPGMMTLISMAISVAYFYSAMTLVMPGGKEFFWELATLIDIMLIGHYIEAKSVLGAADALEELVKMMPKTAMRVKPDGGLEEVGVDELQKGDIILVRPGEKVPADGKVEEGESMTDEAFLTGESKPVYKKPGSDVFMGSTNIDGALRIKITKSGQESYLSQVIELVKEAQQSRSKTQDLANRAAAWLFYAATAVGAVTFAVWAAIASPMDAVLRSVTVLIIACPHALGLAVPLVVAISTSIAAGNGILIRNREAFETLKDIDAICFDKTGTITEGKLSVSDVIALDDEKSLLRYAASIEQNSEHIIAKAIVKHAANEGVEPVKATDFTAFPGIGAKAKVEGHSVAVGGPQILLKESLELPEELKKYEKSESTKVWVAIDGKVVGVILLKDTIRETSVEAVKTLKALGIETWMLTGDNEAVAKDVAEKSGLDHYKADLLPDEKLKLIKEIRENGKTVAMVGDGINDAPSLLTADIGIAVGAGTDIAIESADIILTKSDLYSVVPAIKLSRATYRKMVQNLWWASGYNIVAIPLAAGVMAPWGIIIDPAVGAVLMSVSTVVVALNAQLLKRARTD; from the coding sequence ATGGAATATTCGAAGCATCATGAGCAAGACGGTCACAAAGAACATGAGGGGCATGAACACTCAACCGTTGGCCATATGCACCATATGGAAGATATGAAGCGCCGCTTCATCGTCTCGGCCATAGTGACCGTACCGATCCTGATTCTCTCGCCGATGATCCAGCAGTGGTTCGGCTTCACTCTGGATATCCCATACCGTGAGGCGATAATATTCGTTCTTGCGACATTCATCTACCTCTACGGCGGCAAACCGTTCCTTACCATGATGGTAGAGGAGATAAAATCACGCAAACCGGGCATGATGACACTGATCTCGATGGCCATAAGCGTAGCCTACTTCTACTCGGCTATGACACTCGTAATGCCCGGAGGCAAAGAGTTCTTCTGGGAACTGGCAACCCTGATAGATATCATGCTCATAGGCCACTACATAGAGGCGAAAAGCGTTCTGGGCGCCGCCGATGCGCTCGAAGAGCTTGTAAAAATGATGCCCAAAACCGCAATGAGAGTGAAACCGGACGGAGGGCTTGAAGAGGTCGGTGTCGACGAGCTGCAAAAGGGGGATATCATCCTGGTGCGTCCGGGTGAAAAGGTTCCTGCAGACGGCAAAGTCGAAGAGGGCGAAAGCATGACCGACGAAGCCTTTTTGACGGGTGAATCCAAGCCTGTCTACAAAAAACCGGGCAGCGACGTCTTCATGGGAAGCACCAATATCGACGGGGCACTCCGCATAAAAATAACCAAAAGCGGCCAAGAGAGCTATCTTTCACAGGTCATTGAGCTTGTAAAAGAGGCGCAGCAGAGCCGCTCCAAAACACAGGATCTGGCCAACCGTGCGGCGGCGTGGCTCTTCTACGCAGCCACAGCTGTCGGTGCCGTAACATTCGCCGTATGGGCTGCTATAGCTTCACCTATGGATGCGGTTCTTAGAAGCGTAACGGTGCTTATCATCGCCTGTCCCCATGCACTTGGTCTGGCTGTTCCGCTGGTAGTCGCCATATCGACTTCGATTGCAGCCGGAAACGGGATCCTGATTAGAAACAGAGAGGCGTTCGAGACACTCAAAGATATAGATGCGATATGTTTCGACAAGACGGGTACCATCACCGAAGGGAAACTCTCGGTAAGTGATGTCATAGCACTGGATGACGAGAAGAGTCTGCTTCGCTATGCAGCCTCCATAGAGCAGAACTCCGAGCATATCATTGCAAAGGCGATCGTAAAGCACGCCGCAAACGAGGGGGTTGAGCCTGTTAAAGCGACAGATTTCACCGCTTTCCCCGGCATCGGGGCCAAAGCGAAGGTGGAGGGGCACAGCGTAGCGGTCGGAGGTCCCCAGATTCTTCTGAAAGAGTCACTGGAACTTCCCGAGGAGCTCAAAAAGTACGAGAAAAGCGAATCTACTAAAGTGTGGGTGGCGATAGACGGAAAAGTGGTCGGAGTGATACTCCTGAAAGATACTATTCGTGAAACATCCGTGGAAGCTGTCAAAACACTAAAGGCACTCGGCATAGAGACATGGATGCTCACCGGAGATAATGAAGCGGTTGCCAAAGATGTGGCCGAAAAGAGCGGGCTCGACCACTACAAGGCCGACCTGCTGCCGGATGAAAAGCTCAAGCTCATAAAGGAGATTCGCGAAAACGGCAAAACGGTCGCTATGGTCGGAGACGGAATAAACGACGCACCTTCACTGCTCACCGCGGATATCGGCATAGCCGTAGGTGCCGGTACCGATATAGCCATTGAGAGCGCCGATATTATCTTGACGAAAAGCGACCTCTACAGCGTTGTACCGGCAATAAAACTGAGTCGGGCCACCTATAGAAAAATGGTGCAGAACCTCTGGTGGGCCAGCGGCTACAACATTGTAGCGATTCCGCTGGCTGCCGGAGTCATGGCTCCCTGGGGCATCATTATCGACCCGGCGGTAGGCGCTGTTTTGATGTCTGTCAGTACGGTAGTAGTGGCACTCAACGCGCAGCTGCTGAAAAGGGCCAGGACAGATTGA